A window from Gottschalkiaceae bacterium SANA encodes these proteins:
- a CDS encoding class I SAM-dependent rRNA methyltransferase yields the protein MEKNCQVRKNHESKFRQGYPLLFPEALQTTAPLQKEGQIFRLTTKSGEFLARGYYGKQNKGLGWILTQKEEEQIDFTFFLRKLSAALARRQKFYFSQETTAFRVFNGEGDGIGGLTIDHYDGYYLFQWYSKGIYAFHEEIYRAFSQITVSKGIYQKRRYQIGGKVIEEDSFVSGERCDQTFPVKESGLSLHANLNDGAMTGFFLDQRNVRKQIMDLYGRNRRVLNTFSYTGAFSVFAAKGGSLSTTSIDLAKRSLEKTKANFILNDIKLEANEIVVDEISAYFATAKEEGKRYDLIILDPPSYSRSKNFSFSAQKDYTALVEQALPILDTNGILMASTNCSLFDMKEFQEMVKKGFRKFNRKYRVLESFQLPADFPTHPQFPEGNYLKVFFIQHV from the coding sequence ATGGAAAAAAACTGCCAAGTAAGAAAAAATCATGAAAGTAAATTTCGTCAGGGATATCCACTTCTATTCCCTGAAGCACTTCAAACCACTGCCCCCCTTCAAAAAGAAGGCCAGATCTTTCGTTTAACAACGAAATCCGGCGAGTTTCTTGCACGAGGCTATTATGGCAAGCAAAACAAAGGCCTTGGATGGATCCTTACTCAAAAGGAAGAGGAACAAATTGATTTCACTTTCTTCCTTCGCAAACTTTCGGCCGCACTGGCTCGTCGTCAAAAATTCTATTTTTCTCAAGAAACCACTGCGTTTCGCGTCTTTAACGGCGAAGGGGATGGGATCGGTGGACTCACTATCGATCACTACGATGGCTACTACCTTTTTCAATGGTACAGCAAAGGCATTTATGCCTTCCACGAAGAGATTTATCGTGCATTCTCACAAATTACTGTTTCCAAAGGGATTTATCAAAAACGACGATATCAAATTGGCGGCAAGGTGATCGAAGAGGATTCTTTTGTATCCGGCGAGCGTTGTGATCAAACTTTTCCTGTAAAAGAAAGTGGCCTTTCTCTACATGCAAATCTCAATGATGGCGCCATGACCGGTTTCTTCTTGGACCAACGCAATGTCCGCAAACAAATCATGGATCTCTACGGCAGAAACAGACGTGTGCTTAATACCTTCTCTTATACGGGTGCCTTTTCGGTTTTTGCGGCAAAGGGTGGCTCACTAAGCACAACCAGCATTGATCTAGCTAAGCGCAGCCTTGAAAAAACAAAAGCAAATTTTATTCTTAACGATATCAAGCTCGAAGCAAACGAAATTGTTGTTGATGAAATCTCAGCCTATTTTGCAACAGCCAAAGAAGAGGGCAAACGCTACGACTTAATTATTCTTGATCCACCAAGCTACTCCAGATCAAAGAACTTCAGCTTTAGCGCCCAAAAAGATTACACGGCTTTGGTCGAACAAGCCCTACCCATCCTTGATACCAATGGGATTCTTATGGCTTCCACCAACTGCTCTTTATTTGATATGAAAGAATTCCAGGAAATGGTGAAAAAAGGATTCCGAAAATTTAATCGGAAATATCGAGTTTTGGAGAGTTTTCAGCTCCCAGCCGATTTCCCAACTCATCCTCAGTTTCCAGAGGGAAACTACCTGAAGGTGTTCTTTATTCAACATGTATAG
- a CDS encoding hypothetical protein (frameshifted, insertion/deletion at around 2841228) produces the protein MTLSLVRQESKYLAIYELNKERNYPIMIMCEILGVYRSSYYKWLKRDKSENEKQNEEILGKIIEFYEEKNGAAGYRQVTMHLRNDENLHVNYKRVYRLMKIAGLKSICRRKKRRYTPSTPEITAENLLNRDFNAENIHQKWLTDVTEFKYGNGKKAYLSAILDLGDRSIVSYVIGKSNNNPLVFETFDRAVEAYPDATPLFHSDRGFQYTNKVFKTKLNDADMTQSMSRVGRCIDNGPMEGFWAILKTETYHWRRFQSYEELEQAIDEYISYYNHYRYQKRLNEMTPFQYRHYLNELAA, from the coding sequence GTGACGCTGAGCCTCGTGCGGCAAGAGAGTAAATACCTTGCGATCTACGAGCTGAACAAGGAAAGAAATTATCCAATTATGATCATGTGCGAGATTCTTGGCGTATACAGATCTTCGTACTATAAATGGTTAAAACGAGATAAAAGCGAAAATGAGAAGCAGAATGAAGAAATTCTCGGAAAGATCATCGAGTTTTACGAGGAGAAGAATGGCGCTGCTGGTTATCGGCAAGTTACTATGCATTTGCGAAATGACGAAAACCTGCACGTCAACTATAAACGCGTATATCGGCTGATGAAGATTGCTGGCCTGAAGTCGATCTGTCGACGGAAGAAACGGAGATACACGCCATCCACGCCTGAGATTACTGCCGAGAATCTCTTGAATCGCGATTTTAACGCTGAAAACATTCATCAAAAATGGCTGACCGATGTGACTGAATTCAAGTACGGAAACGGCAAGAAGGCTTATTTGAGCGCGATTTTGGACCTAGGTGATCGGAGTATTGTTTCCTATGTAATTGGAAAATCCAACAACAACCCTCTCGTATTCGAGACCTTTGATCGCGCAGTTGAGGCATATCCGGATGCTACTCCGCTATTTCATAGCGACAGGGGGTTTCAATACACCAACAAGGTATTTAAAACTAAGCTGAATGACGCAGACATGACCCAAAGCATGTCGCGTGTTGGACGCTGCATTGACAATGGTCCGATGGAAGGATTTTGGGCTATTCTGAAAACGGAAACGTATCATTGGCGTAGATTTCAAAGCTATGAAGAATTGGAGCAGGCGATTGATGAGTACATATCTTACTACAATCACTATCGTTATCAGAAACGGCTTAATGAGATGACGCCATTTCAATACCGCCATTATCTAAATGAGTTGGCGGCATAA
- a CDS encoding PTS glucitol/sorbitol transporter subunit IIA, with protein MKYQAQVTEIGEMALEFLEMDMLIIFNNNAPQELAEISVLHSIEEMEREVEVGDIVRFGESTYTVTAVGGEANHTLKLLGHCSFKFSGKPQADLPGQIELKGSALPVIKIGDEICISKA; from the coding sequence ATGAAGTATCAGGCACAAGTAACGGAAATCGGTGAAATGGCATTAGAATTTTTAGAGATGGATATGCTGATTATTTTTAATAATAATGCGCCACAAGAATTGGCAGAAATAAGTGTACTCCATTCCATAGAAGAAATGGAGCGCGAGGTTGAAGTTGGGGATATTGTGCGATTTGGCGAGAGCACGTATACTGTAACTGCTGTTGGTGGCGAAGCAAATCATACCCTTAAATTATTGGGCCATTGCTCCTTTAAGTTTTCGGGGAAACCACAAGCTGATCTTCCAGGACAGATTGAACTGAAAGGTAGTGCTCTTCCCGTGATAAAGATAGGTGACGAGATTTGTATTTCGAAAGCCTGA
- a CDS encoding PTS glucitol/sorbitol transporter subunit IIB has protein sequence MYRSVKVIKGSSGWGGPLVIAPTEERNVILSVTGGGIHPVAQKIAELTGGEAIDGFSTGVSDTKIAVAIVDCGGTARCGVYPKKKVLTINLNPVGKAGPLAQFMTEALYVSDVGLDQISSTDEAAAPEAAPITAETTKEEVKPKVAAAENVKKEAFLVRLGKGIGGIVGKFYQAGRDTIDSVIRNVLPFMAFISMMMGIISASGIGDVIANTITPFAGTLPGLFLISVVCSIPFLSPVLGPGAVIAQVVGVLVGVEIGKGNIPVQLALPALFAIDPQVGCDFIPVGLSLGEAEPETVNVGVPAVLFSRMITGPLSVIIAYVFSIGMY, from the coding sequence ATGTATCGTTCAGTTAAAGTTATAAAAGGTAGTAGCGGTTGGGGCGGACCCTTGGTCATTGCGCCAACAGAAGAAAGAAATGTAATCTTGTCTGTAACCGGTGGTGGCATTCATCCTGTTGCTCAAAAAATTGCAGAACTGACAGGTGGAGAAGCGATTGACGGATTTTCAACAGGCGTATCCGATACAAAGATTGCAGTTGCAATTGTTGACTGCGGTGGCACGGCACGATGTGGAGTTTATCCCAAGAAAAAAGTGTTGACAATAAACTTAAATCCAGTGGGAAAAGCGGGCCCATTGGCACAATTTATGACAGAAGCGCTATATGTTTCAGATGTTGGATTGGATCAAATCTCTTCGACAGATGAAGCAGCAGCTCCAGAAGCAGCTCCAATAACAGCAGAAACAACGAAGGAAGAGGTGAAGCCAAAAGTGGCAGCAGCGGAAAATGTTAAAAAGGAAGCATTCCTAGTTCGATTGGGTAAAGGGATCGGTGGCATCGTCGGCAAGTTCTACCAAGCAGGCCGTGATACAATTGATTCAGTGATTCGAAATGTGCTACCATTTATGGCGTTTATTTCAATGATGATGGGCATTATTTCGGCATCGGGAATTGGCGATGTGATCGCGAATACGATTACTCCATTTGCTGGAACGCTGCCAGGATTATTCTTGATTTCAGTTGTATGTTCCATTCCATTCCTATCACCAGTTTTAGGACCAGGCGCGGTTATTGCACAGGTCGTCGGTGTATTGGTTGGTGTGGAAATTGGCAAGGGAAACATCCCTGTTCAATTGGCATTGCCTGCATTGTTTGCGATTGATCCACAAGTAGGTTGTGACTTTATTCCAGTTGGTTTGTCTTTAGGAGAAGCAGAGCCGGAAACAGTAAACGTTGGCGTTCCAGCGGTATTGTTCTCACGCATGATTACCGGACCATTATCCGTTATCATTGCATACGTATTTAGTATCGGAATGTACTAA
- a CDS encoding PTS glucitol/sorbitol transporter subunit IIC: MQAAASFADGFINLFRAGGNTFMALVTGIIPMLVVLITAVNALIMIIGEERVEGFAKLMGKNIITRYTILPLLSVFFLTNPMCYTFGKFLPEKYKPAYYDAAVSFVHPILGLFPHANPGELFVYMGIATGVQALGYSLGSLAIRYFLAGLVVILIRGIVTERITAILMKREA; the protein is encoded by the coding sequence ATGCAAGCAGCAGCAAGTTTTGCGGATGGATTTATTAACTTATTTAGAGCTGGTGGAAACACTTTTATGGCCTTGGTTACTGGCATTATCCCTATGCTGGTCGTATTAATCACAGCAGTAAACGCATTGATTATGATTATCGGTGAAGAACGTGTAGAGGGTTTTGCGAAACTCATGGGTAAAAACATTATCACTCGCTATACGATTTTACCATTGCTATCGGTATTCTTTTTGACAAATCCAATGTGCTATACCTTCGGTAAATTTTTACCTGAAAAGTATAAGCCAGCTTACTACGATGCAGCCGTTTCTTTTGTACATCCAATTTTAGGATTGTTCCCACATGCCAACCCCGGTGAGCTTTTTGTATACATGGGCATTGCAACTGGCGTTCAAGCTTTGGGGTATTCCTTGGGTAGCTTAGCCATTCGATATTTCCTAGCAGGTCTCGTGGTTATACTTATTCGTGGAATCGTGACAGAGCGAATTACTGCAATCTTGATGAAAAGAGAAGCGTAA
- a CDS encoding sugar-binding transcriptional regulator, protein MKKIVDDERLIVKCCSLYYDENLGQKEIADILKISRPTVSRLLKAGRVSGIVEVKIHNYSDKEFRDLEKALEQRFDLREAIVVQDKAEEFNQKNEIGYAVANYLMRIVKKGDRVGVSMGTTIKQAARYVDVTRPVKAVFVPLIGGVGQVASDIHPNQIAMDLANSFSGSVKLLHAPAMITNPALIEQLKEDEGLHEVLEEMDHLNIALVGVGSPMDPKSSVMASGYFNEEKLKSLGKFNAVGDICLQFYDDYGNTEPFICNQNVFGIAIARLKRIPIVIAAVANESKWEAILGAIRGGFINVVVMNTSCALRILKETEELNA, encoded by the coding sequence ATGAAAAAGATAGTTGATGATGAACGTTTGATCGTAAAATGTTGTTCACTATATTACGATGAAAACCTTGGTCAAAAGGAAATTGCTGATATTTTGAAAATTTCAAGGCCAACGGTATCGCGTTTGTTAAAAGCTGGTCGTGTGAGTGGAATTGTAGAAGTCAAGATACATAATTATTCGGATAAGGAGTTTCGAGATTTAGAAAAAGCCCTGGAACAACGATTTGATCTTCGAGAAGCCATTGTGGTCCAGGATAAGGCGGAAGAGTTTAATCAAAAAAATGAAATTGGATATGCAGTCGCCAATTACTTGATGCGGATTGTAAAAAAAGGAGATCGTGTTGGTGTATCCATGGGAACCACCATTAAGCAAGCAGCACGGTATGTGGATGTAACCCGACCTGTTAAAGCGGTATTTGTACCCTTAATTGGCGGAGTCGGTCAAGTCGCTTCAGATATTCATCCCAATCAAATTGCCATGGACTTGGCAAATTCTTTTTCTGGTAGTGTGAAACTCTTGCACGCTCCAGCCATGATCACCAATCCGGCTTTGATTGAACAATTGAAAGAAGACGAGGGATTGCATGAAGTTTTAGAAGAAATGGATCACTTGAATATTGCTCTAGTTGGTGTCGGCAGCCCGATGGATCCCAAGTCATCTGTGATGGCATCGGGATATTTCAACGAAGAAAAGCTGAAGAGCCTTGGAAAATTTAATGCGGTTGGTGACATCTGCCTGCAGTTTTATGATGATTACGGAAACACAGAACCCTTTATCTGCAACCAGAATGTATTCGGTATCGCCATTGCTCGATTAAAGCGAATTCCCATTGTAATCGCTGCGGTAGCTAATGAGTCGAAATGGGAAGCTATACTTGGTGCCATTAGAGGCGGTTTTATTAATGTGGTGGTCATGAATACATCATGTGCCTTACGAATTTTGAAAGAAACGGAGGAGTTAAATGCTTAA
- a CDS encoding ATP-binding cassette domain-containing protein encodes MITVSNLSLNFSDKKLFEDVNMKFTPGNCYGVIGANGAGKSTFLRILSGELDPSSGDIFISKGQRMAVLKQDHFEFDTQTVLNTVIMGHKRLFDIMVEKDALYLKEDFSTEDGMKASELEGEFAELDGWEAETNAEKLLMGLNIKKPLHQKLMSELSGDEKVKVLLAQALFGNPQILILDEPTNHLDIRAIAWLENFIINYDNMVIVVSHDRHFLNKVSTHMVDIDFGKAKMFPGNYDFWYESSQLALQLMKDQNKKQEDKIKRLQTFIARFSANASKSKQATARKKMLDSLDVNDIQPSSRRYPFVGFVPEREAGKDILFVEGISKTVGGVKLLNNVSFTVNKGDKICFTSRNPVAKTLLFQILTGEVEPDEGSYRWGVTTSRGYLPSDNASFFDTSHRTLVDWLRQYSKEQDETFIRGFLGKMLFAGEETQKNPAVLSGGEKVRCMLSKLMLSGSNVLVLDEPTNHLDLESIQALNNGLVAFKGTMLFTSHDHKFNQTIASRVIALTPNGIVDQVSTFDDFFENETIQARITELNQA; translated from the coding sequence ATGATAACTGTATCGAATCTTAGTCTGAACTTCTCAGACAAAAAATTATTTGAAGATGTGAATATGAAATTCACACCCGGCAATTGCTATGGCGTCATCGGCGCTAATGGAGCTGGAAAATCAACGTTTCTGCGCATTCTTTCAGGAGAATTAGATCCTAGTTCAGGAGATATTTTTATCTCAAAGGGCCAGCGCATGGCCGTTCTGAAGCAAGATCATTTCGAATTTGACACCCAAACCGTTTTAAACACGGTGATTATGGGACATAAGCGGCTTTTCGATATTATGGTAGAAAAAGACGCCTTATATCTGAAAGAAGACTTCAGTACGGAAGACGGAATGAAGGCTTCTGAACTAGAGGGCGAATTCGCTGAACTTGATGGTTGGGAAGCCGAAACCAATGCCGAGAAGCTATTGATGGGACTAAATATTAAAAAGCCTCTCCATCAAAAACTCATGAGCGAACTTTCTGGTGATGAAAAGGTCAAAGTCCTTTTGGCACAAGCCCTTTTCGGGAATCCACAAATCTTGATCCTGGATGAGCCAACCAATCACTTGGACATCCGTGCCATTGCTTGGTTGGAAAACTTCATCATCAACTACGATAACATGGTCATCGTTGTATCCCATGACCGCCATTTTTTGAATAAGGTTTCCACACATATGGTAGACATTGATTTTGGAAAAGCCAAGATGTTCCCCGGCAACTATGATTTCTGGTACGAGTCAAGTCAACTTGCCCTTCAATTGATGAAGGATCAAAATAAAAAACAAGAAGATAAAATCAAGCGACTGCAAACATTTATCGCTCGATTTAGTGCCAATGCCTCCAAGTCGAAGCAAGCAACCGCACGTAAGAAGATGCTCGACTCTTTGGATGTCAATGATATTCAACCTTCCTCCCGTCGTTATCCTTTTGTGGGATTTGTTCCAGAACGGGAAGCCGGTAAAGACATTCTCTTTGTTGAAGGAATCAGCAAGACTGTAGGCGGTGTTAAGCTCTTGAACAATGTATCCTTTACTGTTAACAAGGGCGACAAGATCTGCTTTACTTCGCGTAACCCTGTGGCGAAAACCCTACTCTTTCAAATCCTAACGGGTGAAGTTGAACCGGATGAGGGCTCTTACCGCTGGGGTGTAACAACCTCAAGAGGATACTTGCCTAGCGACAACGCTTCCTTCTTTGACACCTCTCACCGCACCCTGGTGGATTGGTTGCGCCAATACTCAAAAGAGCAAGATGAAACCTTTATTCGAGGCTTCCTGGGAAAAATGCTCTTTGCTGGAGAGGAAACGCAAAAGAATCCTGCGGTTTTATCCGGAGGCGAAAAAGTACGTTGTATGCTTTCTAAATTAATGCTGTCAGGGTCCAACGTGCTGGTTCTAGACGAACCAACCAACCATTTAGACTTGGAGTCGATTCAAGCCTTAAATAATGGTCTGGTGGCCTTCAAGGGCACCATGCTCTTCACCTCTCATGACCATAAGTTCAATCAGACAATTGCTAGCCGTGTAATCGCCTTAACGCCTAATGGAATTGTGGATCAGGTCAGCACATTCGATGATTTCTTTGAAAATGAAACGATTCAAGCAAGAATCACTGAATTGAATCAAGCATAA
- a CDS encoding BMC domain-containing protein gives MKAIGFMELKDMGLGLVVADAIAKAAPVDLLEAKPICPGWFFILFTGESAAVSAAAKTGAQIARERMIAKDEVYKLSDCVIESMTLTPYQGEVKSLGIIETKNLVAGIRLADLAAKGGRVELMNIRRSVGNAGKVLLTFTGETASVNQAVDSIRQHEMYQDFGVSAYVIAKPSKALLEQM, from the coding sequence ATGAAGGCAATCGGATTTATGGAATTAAAGGATATGGGACTGGGTCTTGTGGTAGCAGATGCCATTGCAAAGGCGGCACCCGTTGATTTGTTAGAAGCAAAGCCGATTTGTCCGGGATGGTTTTTCATCCTCTTTACTGGCGAATCCGCTGCGGTTTCAGCCGCAGCGAAAACGGGCGCACAGATTGCGAGAGAACGCATGATTGCAAAGGATGAAGTTTACAAGCTATCTGATTGTGTAATTGAGTCGATGACCCTTACTCCTTATCAAGGCGAAGTGAAAAGTTTGGGGATCATTGAAACCAAAAACTTGGTCGCGGGCATTCGACTGGCAGATTTAGCTGCCAAGGGAGGCCGCGTAGAGCTGATGAATATAAGAAGAAGTGTTGGTAATGCCGGGAAAGTACTTCTAACTTTTACGGGAGAAACAGCATCGGTAAATCAAGCGGTTGACTCGATTCGGCAGCATGAGATGTATCAAGACTTTGGGGTATCAGCCTATGTGATCGCTAAACCGAGCAAGGCGCTTCTTGAGCAAATGTAG
- a CDS encoding BMC domain-containing protein has product MKRTIGLLEFKSIAKGMETTDEILKSANVELVLATALCPGKYITIITGELSAVKTSIAVGERIGDFFLIDAYVLSNVHESVMSALTATCEIGSVSALGVVETMSAVTAVMVGDAAAKASKVDLIEIRIARGLGGKGFALFSGEISAVKAAVQACLNEYKMTGEILYATTISSPNKALIDSLL; this is encoded by the coding sequence ATGAAACGAACCATCGGATTATTGGAATTTAAGAGTATCGCAAAAGGCATGGAGACAACCGATGAGATCTTGAAGTCAGCCAATGTTGAGTTGGTACTGGCGACAGCCCTCTGCCCTGGAAAATATATCACGATCATAACTGGCGAACTTTCTGCTGTGAAAACATCGATTGCGGTGGGCGAACGGATTGGCGATTTCTTTTTGATCGACGCTTATGTATTGTCAAATGTCCATGAAAGTGTGATGAGTGCATTGACGGCAACCTGTGAAATTGGTTCTGTTTCTGCTCTTGGTGTGGTTGAAACCATGTCGGCAGTCACGGCAGTCATGGTAGGGGATGCGGCGGCGAAAGCATCCAAGGTTGATCTCATTGAAATTCGGATTGCAAGAGGTCTTGGTGGAAAAGGATTTGCCCTTTTCTCAGGCGAAATTTCTGCGGTCAAGGCGGCGGTGCAAGCCTGCTTGAACGAGTATAAAATGACGGGTGAGATTCTTTATGCGACAACAATCTCCTCACCAAATAAGGCGTTGATCGACTCCTTGTTATAG
- a CDS encoding 4Fe-4S dicluster domain-containing protein: MKNDWIQLVQDAGIVGAGGAGFPTHVKLNAEAEYLVVNGAECEPLLRVDQQLMERDATILVKTLDQWVEAIGAKKGIFGLKEKYHGAIDALNAAVQAFPRISVQAMPNVYPAGDEQFLVYETVGKVVPEGGIPLQVGVVVVNVETLLNLANAFDGKPVTDTYVTITGEVDSPGTYAVPVGTSLATLIKWAGGVTTEPYAVIDGGPMMGKLIEDPQLVRVKKASKGYIVLPADHVRIQAKEKKISQMLKEAKTACCHCNLCTDVCPRYQLGHDLHPAKLMRMASYQSLGDATASLDEAYLCCECGLCEIACIMNLQPWKLNISLKGQLREMGIKNSHHKAPETARAFRDYRNYPTHRLIANLGLRIYDVPAPLRENPEAVEDVQISFSQGIGAPSLPIIAAGDLVKKGDLIAKIPEGKLGSNVHASISGKVIELDKDSVLIRNERQGGMDQ; this comes from the coding sequence ATGAAGAATGACTGGATTCAACTAGTTCAAGATGCGGGGATTGTCGGCGCCGGAGGCGCCGGCTTTCCTACACATGTCAAACTGAACGCGGAAGCGGAATATCTGGTGGTAAACGGTGCGGAATGTGAGCCCCTTTTGCGGGTAGATCAGCAATTGATGGAGCGTGATGCGACTATTTTGGTGAAAACCCTAGATCAATGGGTGGAAGCCATCGGAGCAAAGAAAGGAATCTTTGGCTTAAAGGAGAAATACCATGGAGCGATTGATGCCTTGAACGCTGCAGTTCAAGCATTTCCACGGATAAGTGTTCAGGCCATGCCGAATGTCTATCCGGCAGGTGATGAGCAATTTTTGGTTTACGAGACCGTTGGCAAAGTCGTGCCCGAGGGCGGAATCCCCTTGCAGGTGGGTGTGGTTGTTGTCAATGTGGAAACCCTTTTGAACCTTGCTAACGCTTTTGACGGAAAACCGGTGACAGATACTTATGTGACGATTACCGGGGAAGTAGACAGTCCTGGAACCTATGCGGTACCCGTAGGCACATCCCTTGCAACCTTGATCAAATGGGCTGGCGGTGTAACGACGGAACCGTACGCAGTGATTGACGGGGGTCCTATGATGGGAAAACTCATTGAAGACCCGCAGTTGGTCAGGGTGAAAAAAGCCTCAAAGGGCTATATCGTCTTACCGGCTGATCACGTGCGTATTCAGGCAAAGGAAAAGAAAATTTCTCAGATGCTGAAGGAAGCGAAGACAGCATGTTGTCATTGTAATCTTTGTACAGATGTTTGCCCACGTTATCAATTGGGCCATGATCTGCACCCAGCAAAATTGATGCGAATGGCATCCTATCAATCCCTAGGGGATGCGACTGCTAGCTTGGATGAAGCTTATCTTTGCTGTGAGTGCGGACTCTGTGAGATTGCTTGTATCATGAATTTGCAACCATGGAAACTCAATATTTCTTTGAAGGGTCAATTGCGTGAAATGGGTATTAAGAACTCTCATCACAAGGCGCCAGAAACGGCGAGAGCCTTTCGCGACTATCGCAATTATCCGACCCATCGTTTGATTGCAAACCTTGGACTTCGGATTTATGATGTACCGGCTCCACTGCGGGAGAATCCGGAGGCCGTGGAAGATGTTCAAATTTCCTTTTCTCAAGGGATTGGTGCTCCATCACTTCCGATTATTGCTGCGGGTGACCTCGTGAAAAAAGGTGACTTGATTGCAAAGATTCCAGAGGGAAAATTGGGATCCAATGTTCACGCTAGCATTAGCGGAAAGGTTATTGAACTTGACAAGGATTCGGTTTTGATTCGAAATGAAAGGCAAGGGGGGATGGATCAATGA
- a CDS encoding aldehyde dehydrogenase EutE, whose translation MEPTLKEIEQITKMVIQQLDQAPDQISNPIDRPGIFQSMDEAVEAAYKAQKAYFEYTLADRQKFIDAIKAYLQDKVEEMARRVVEETGMGNYAQKVIKNQLVLDKTPGVEDLQSGVFTGDRGLTLLEFAPFGVIGAITPSTNPTETIMCNSIGMLAAGNAVVFSPHPGAKSISIDTVVWINEALIKIGAPENLVVTVAEPSMEAVGRMMKHPLVSMLCATGGPGVVKAVLSSGKKAIGAGAGNPPVIVDETADIEKAAKDIIDGCSFDNNLPCIAEKECIVVDQVADYLIFQMQKHGAYLLEDRETITRLRDLVVTETGAPNKAFIGKDAHVILKAIGIDAGEEIRAIICETPGNHVFAEEELMMPILPIIRVGDVGEAMKLGVKLERGLRHTAMIHSKNIDTLTEFARVIQTTIFVKNGPSYAGIGVGGEGYTTFTIAGPTGEGLTSASAFTRKRRCVLVDGFAIR comes from the coding sequence ATGGAACCAACATTAAAAGAGATTGAACAAATCACAAAAATGGTCATTCAACAATTGGATCAGGCACCCGATCAAATCAGCAATCCAATTGATCGACCAGGAATTTTCCAGAGTATGGACGAGGCTGTGGAAGCGGCATACAAGGCCCAAAAAGCCTACTTTGAATATACCTTGGCAGACCGACAGAAATTTATCGATGCGATTAAAGCGTATCTGCAAGACAAGGTTGAAGAGATGGCTCGCAGGGTTGTAGAAGAAACAGGTATGGGCAACTATGCGCAGAAAGTGATTAAAAATCAATTGGTATTGGACAAGACACCGGGGGTGGAAGATCTGCAATCCGGCGTTTTTACTGGGGATCGCGGATTAACCCTTTTGGAGTTTGCTCCCTTTGGCGTGATCGGTGCAATTACCCCATCGACAAATCCAACGGAAACGATTATGTGTAACAGCATTGGTATGTTGGCAGCTGGCAATGCTGTTGTATTTAGTCCGCATCCTGGTGCAAAAAGCATCAGTATCGATACTGTTGTCTGGATCAACGAAGCTTTGATTAAAATTGGGGCTCCCGAAAATCTGGTTGTTACGGTGGCAGAACCGAGTATGGAAGCTGTCGGTCGAATGATGAAACATCCGCTTGTTTCTATGCTTTGTGCAACGGGTGGACCTGGCGTTGTTAAAGCTGTACTTTCCTCAGGGAAAAAGGCAATTGGCGCAGGAGCTGGAAATCCACCGGTAATTGTCGATGAAACTGCGGATATTGAGAAAGCCGCCAAGGACATTATTGATGGCTGCAGTTTTGACAACAACCTGCCATGCATTGCTGAAAAGGAATGCATTGTGGTGGATCAAGTTGCGGATTATCTGATTTTCCAAATGCAAAAACATGGTGCGTATTTACTTGAAGATCGTGAAACGATCACACGCTTGCGTGATCTAGTGGTGACCGAAACGGGAGCGCCAAACAAGGCCTTTATCGGAAAAGATGCGCATGTTATTCTTAAGGCAATCGGAATTGACGCGGGCGAAGAGATTCGAGCGATTATCTGCGAAACGCCTGGCAACCATGTCTTTGCAGAAGAGGAATTGATGATGCCGATTCTGCCGATTATTCGAGTAGGTGATGTAGGGGAAGCGATGAAGCTTGGGGTGAAATTGGAGCGTGGTCTTCGCCATACTGCCATGATTCACTCAAAGAACATTGATACCTTAACGGAATTTGCACGGGTGATCCAGACGACCATCTTCGTGAAAAATGGACCTTCCTATGCGGGAATTGGCGTTGGCGGAGAAGGCTACACCACATTTACCATTGCGGGTCCAACGGGTGAAGGCTTGACGAGTGCCAGTGCCTTTACGCGGAAACGACGATGTGTTTTGGTTGATGGCTTTGCCATCCGATAG